Below is a window of Humulus lupulus chromosome 2, drHumLupu1.1, whole genome shotgun sequence DNA.
CTCTTTAATGTAACTTTGACCATGTTTGTTCATTTTTGAATTTTCATAATTGAGATTAATTCACCATTTTGACCCTTAAAAATTTCTAACTGTGATTTTTACAGAGGTTTTCCTGTTTGGCTAAAGTATGTTCTTGGTATGAGCCTTTTAAGGTTTCCTTCACTCATTTTATTTGTATGTTCCAGTGAGAAAGACTTGCAAGAGATTTTATAGATTGGCAGTTAAATAAGCACACAAATGGCAGCATTACATTCACGTTTTTACTCATATCCAGTTTTACGGAGTTCTTAAGGAAATTCTACTATAATGCATGAAAGAAAACCTACACACATCTACTTAATTTATCTTGACAAGTATAAACATTACCAAGCCTATTCAAGAAGTAGCAACCTCAAGATATCAACCATTGAAATTGCAACTCCTGGAAAAACAGAAAAGGTATTTACCTCAATGTATAGAACACTAGACTTATCCTGCGGTTTTCTCCTTGATCGAAGATCTTTAAGAATGTGTTCCACTGTTTCAGCAGAATCATATCGAATTCCTTCTGCTCTTCTGTTGTTCCAGTGCTTCCAATGAAAAGGAGTCCCTCGGGTATTTAAAACTGCAAGTAAGTACTGGGCAATACGCTCTTCTCCAACCACTAAATCTTTCACAGACCCTACATCCAAAATTAATAAACTTTAATCAGGTAAAGTGAAGAAGCAATACCATATCCCAAATCTAAAAGAAATATCCATAGTTGAACAAGTAA
It encodes the following:
- the LOC133814943 gene encoding short integuments 2, mitochondrial-like: MGAELWDPYLARFKARLLQEPSETGEASGAAEGDGEEIAHQPSIYVLDTPGVLVPSIPDIETGLKLALAGSVKDLVVGEERIAQYLLAVLNTRGTPFHWKHWNNRRAEGIRYDSAETVEHILKDLRSRRKPQDKSSVLYIEVNTFSVFPGVAISMVDILRLLLLE